The sequence CCATGATGTTGTCGGGTTTAAGATCTCGGTGAACTATGCCCAGCTTATGACCAGCCGCCAACACATCACAAAGCTGGGTAAAAATTCGAATGATTCGACTGTCTTCAAATGGAAAGTCGGATTTGATAATTTTGCTTAGAGGAGAGCCCCCAATGAATTCCATCGCAATAAATGGCGCGCCCTCATCTTCACCGGGACCGGGCTTAGCATTATCAAAGTCGTAGATCTGAACGGCGTTCGGGTGCCATATCTTAGATGACATCTCAGCCTCACGCTTAAAGCGTTTCGAGTTTGCGGGATCACTGAGAACATCTTTATTCAATAGCTTAAGAACACATGAACGATTCAGCGGCTGCTGGCTTGCAAGGTAAACAGTACCCATGCCGCCCACACCCAATTTGCGCTCGATTTTATATTTATCATTGAAAAGGGACCCGATGAGGTTATCGGCCTTGGCCACCGCAACCGGTTCACCACAATTCGTACAAGTGTCCGCATTCAGTGAGTTCTGCGTTTTGCAGATGGCGCAGACAATAATGGTTTGTTCCACAGTTCAACCGTTCGCAGTAACGAAAAATCTTGTTTAGGACCGTCATGAAATAATCGGCTAAGAGCGTGCGCCGATCAAGCCACTCGAGACAGGAAAGAAGTTGAAATTGGGGAGGTTTTGCCGAAAAGCGGGCTCAAGACCGCTGCGGTTTAAGCAAATGCCGCTTCGATTCCAGAGCGCAGTGTTTTATTGGAGACGGCAGTTAAAACTTTACTACCACCAATGCAGACAATCGGTGCTTGCTTGCAAAGCCCAGTGCATTCACTACGAACCACCAGAGTTTCCTTCGCACAACCTAAGGTCTTCAAGCTTTGACGACAGGTCCTATAGAGGTCCTTCGACCCCTTTTTCTTACAATCGCTGCCGTTGCAAATCATCACAACTTGGTTGATTTTAT is a genomic window of Deltaproteobacteria bacterium containing:
- a CDS encoding (2Fe-2S) ferredoxin domain-containing protein, which codes for MCKKSNKINQVVMICNGSDCKKKGSKDLYRTCRQSLKTLGCAKETLVVRSECTGLCKQAPIVCIGGSKVLTAVSNKTLRSGIEAAFA